TAGTTTTCTGCATATAATGTAGTGCTAGTATTGTGGATTATTGAGAAGTAATATGTTTTTTCACTTTTGACATCTTTATAAATACAGTTTTGTATCATACAACTTAACAAGGTGCCATCTTTTTTTATATAGGTATAGTATTTTTTAGAATTATTTATATGTTCTAAATCTTGTATTTTTTTATTAAATAAAGCATAGGTATTAATATTATAATTTAATTCCCATATTTTTTTATTATTTACAATATTACTTTTTTCATAACCTAATAAATCACAGAAAGTAGAATTTACATATAAAATATCGCCC
The window above is part of the Malaciobacter marinus genome. Proteins encoded here:
- a CDS encoding PAS domain-containing protein, with the protein product MGDINKLFFEIIDNFQNGFIVTNEKGDILYVNSTFCDLLGYEKSNIVNNKKIWELNYNINTYALFNKKIQDLEHINNSKKYYTYIKKDGTLLSCMIQNCIYKDVKSEKTYYFSIIHNTSTTLYAENYFSFKKEITNDIEKLKIPLFTIMTSVSAFRLKDELNLKLTDDDVKLNLDAIENSANRLNNLIKNLNT